One Phaseolus vulgaris cultivar G19833 chromosome 2, P. vulgaris v2.0, whole genome shotgun sequence DNA window includes the following coding sequences:
- the LOC137809299 gene encoding uncharacterized mitochondrial protein AtMg00310-like — MAGRICLIKSVISAIPLFYLSIFKAPEFVYKSIISIQQRFLWGWGKEKRSISWVSWEDVCKPKEEGGLGIRDIRRFNYALLAKWRWRIVSEEKGRWKDLLVSKYGMNLDRSLGPVKFQSWWWRDLQKVCTEGEGGGWFHNQLVWKVGGGEKVNFWEDVWIDNINLKSLYPRLFSLSLDQGLMVIEVGEWVGAAWRWNLRWRRDRFEWETLLETNLVQLLSRVSLLKDQKDVQMWGCDGLGSFSVNSAYDCLAKQARSLH; from the coding sequence ATGGCAGGAAGAATATGCCTAATCAAATCGGTTATCTCAGCGATTCCGCTATTCTACCTCTCTATCTTCAAAGCGCCAGAATTTGTATATAAAAGCATAATCAGTATTCAACAGAGGTTTCTGTGGGGATGGGGGAAGGAGAAGAGGTCAATATCTTGGGTCAGTTGGGAAGATGTATGCAAACCGAAGGAGGAGGGTGGGTTGGGGATCAGAGATATTCGGAGGTTCAACTATGCCCTCCTCGCCAAGTGGAGATGGCGGATTGTGTCGGAAGAAAAGGGGAGGTGGAAAGACTTACTGGTCTCAAAGTATGGGATGAATTTGGATCGTTCGCTTGGTCCAGTGAAATTccaatcatggtggtggagagatctgCAAAAAGTATGTACAGAGGGAGAAGGAGGAGGGTGGTTCCATAACCAGCTAGTATGGAAGGTAGGAGGTGGTGAGAAAGTGAATTTCTGGGAGGATGTATGGATTGACAATATTAATCTCAAATCTCTCTACCCTAGACTGTTCTCACTATCCTTAGACCAGGGTTTAATGGTGATTGAGGTCGGGGAGTGGGTAGGAGCCGCATGGAGGTGGAATTTAAGGTGGAGAAGGGATAGGTTTGAATGGGAAACCCTGTTGGAAACCAACCTTGTCCAACTTTTATCCCGGGTAAGCTTGTTAAAGGATCAGAAAGATGTTCAGATGTGGGGGTGTGATGGTTTGGGGTCCTTCTCTGTCAATTCTGCATATGACTGCTTAGCTAAACAGGCCAGAAGTCTGCACTAG